From the Homo sapiens chromosome 1, GRCh38.p14 Primary Assembly genome, one window contains:
- the NCMAP gene encoding noncompact myelin-associated protein isoform X1: protein MTTATPLGDTTFFSLNMTTRGEDFLYKSSGAIVAAVVVVVIIIFTVVLILLKMYNRKMRTRRELEPKGPKPTAPSAVGPNSNGSQHPATVTFSPVDVQVETR, encoded by the exons ATGACCACAGCCACCCCTCTGGGGGATACCACCTTCTTCTCACTGAACATGACCACCAGGGGAGAAGACTTCCTGTATAAGA GTTCTGGAGCCATTGTTGCTGCCGTTGTGGTGGTTGTCATCATCATCTTCACCGTGGTTCTGATCCTGCTGAAGATGTACAACAG GAAAATGAGGACGAGGCGGGAACTAGAGCCCAAGGGCCCCAAGCCAACCGCCCCTTCTGCCGTGGGCCCAAACAGCAACGGCAGCCAACACCCAGCAACTGTGACCTTCAGTCCTGTTGACGTCCAGGTGGAGACGCGATGA